The stretch of DNA GATCCACCCCACACCATCAAAGAGGCTATGGAGAAGCAGATGCGGGCCGAGCGGGACAAGCGCGCGGCCATCCTGCACGCCGAGGGGGAACGGCAAGCCAAGATCCTCACCGCAGAAGGCACGAAGCAGAAGGACATCCTCGAAGCACAGGGCACGCAACAAGCCATGATCTTGCGGGCAGACGGCGAGGCAAAGGCGGTGGAGCGCGTCTTCCAGGCCGTCCACCGCAACAACGCCGACCCGAAGATCCTGGCCTACAAGTACCTCGAGACGCTCCCGCACTTGGCGAAGAGCGACAACAACACGTTCTGGGTCATCCCGGGAGAGCTGACCGAAGCGGTTCGCACGGTCACCACCGCGTTCGGTGATCACTCTGCGGCGGGTGGGCCCACCCCTGCCCCTGCGCAGCCCGAAGAAGCAGCCACTGCGGGCCCGGATCAAACGTCGGACCGAGGCGGGGCTCCGGGACTCAAGGCGGAATCGACGCTTTCACTCGACGCCGCGGCGGCTGTTGACGAGGCCACCAAGCAGGCCGCCGCCGCGGTGAACGACGCCAAGGCCGAGGCCGAGGCCGCGAGGACGCCCACGGTGCCGCGCCGGGAACAGACGTCCGGCGATTGAGGCAGCCTCCGTTCGAGGCCGTTCTGAGGACCAGGCGGCGGCGATGATCACCACGGGCCGCACGGAGGTGTTCACGAAGGCTCCCCGTCAGCGCTCGGCACTATCGGCCCGCTGGTAGATGTCGGGGATGCCGTCGTGATCGTCGTCGCGGGTCTCCTCGTCATACAGGCGCCGGTAGACGCCGTTGCGCCGCTTGATGAGGAGAGCCGCCAGGCCGGCGGCCATGAGGGAGCCGATCAGAACCGCGGCCTTGATGTGCTCGGCGGCGGCCGGGTCGGCGAAGGCCAGTTCACCGATGAGCAGGGCGACAGTGAACCCGATTCCGGCCAGCACCGCGAGTGCGAAGACGTCCGCCCAGGCGAGCTCCGGGTTCAGCTTGGCTCGGGTGAAGCGGGCCGCGAGGTAGGTGCCCGCGAAGATGCCGACGGTCTTGCCGATGACGAGGCCCAGGACCACGCCCAGCGGCTCCGGCCGGGTGAACACTTCTCCCAGGGCCGCGCCCGAGACGCCGACACCGGCCGCGAACAGCGCGAACAGCGGGACCACAACGCCCGCAGAGACGGGATGGAGCAAGTGGGAGGTCCGTTCGGCGGGGGTAGAGCTCTCGCCCCTGTCGCGGGTCGTACGCAGGATCAAGCCGATGGCGACACCCGCGACGGTCGCGTGGATACCGCTGTTGTACATCAACGCCCACGTGACGACACCGAGTGGGACGTACCACCACCAGCCGCGTACACGGAAGCGCTGCAGGGCGTAGATGACGGCCAGTCCGGCGAAGGCTCCGCCGAGAGCGGCGAAGTTCAGGTCGCTGGTGAAGAAGATCGCGATGATCAGGATCGCGCCGAGGTCGTCGACGACGGCGAGAGTGAGCAGGAACGCCCGGAGCGAGGCGGGCAGGTGGGTGCTCAGGACAGCGAGGACAGCCAGCGCGAAAGCGATGTCGGTGGCCATCGGCACCGCCCAGCCCTCCGGGCTGCCCCCTCCGGCCGTGGCCGTGGCCACGTAGACGGCTGCGGGCACGATCATGCCGCAGAGAGCGGCGATGACGGGCAGTGCCGCGGTGGCGGGAGTGCGGAGTTCACCGACGACCAGCTCACGTTTGAGCTCGATGCCGGCGACCAGGAAGAAGATGGCCAGCAGTCCGTCGGCAGTCCAGTGCTCCA from Streptomyces sp. BA2 encodes:
- a CDS encoding SPFH domain-containing protein, with amino-acid sequence MDPVAIVLLVAAIVVVFLVASTVRIVPQARRYNIERFGRYRRTLQPGLNFVMPVADRINTKLDVREQVYSSDPKPVITEDNLVVNIDTVLYYQVTDPRSAAYEVADYLQAIDQLTVTTLRNVIGSMDLEGTLTSRERINAQLRTVLDEATGKWGIRVNRVEIKAIDPPHTIKEAMEKQMRAERDKRAAILHAEGERQAKILTAEGTKQKDILEAQGTQQAMILRADGEAKAVERVFQAVHRNNADPKILAYKYLETLPHLAKSDNNTFWVIPGELTEAVRTVTTAFGDHSAAGGPTPAPAQPEEAATAGPDQTSDRGGAPGLKAESTLSLDAAAAVDEATKQAAAAVNDAKAEAEAARTPTVPRREQTSGD
- the nhaA gene encoding Na+/H+ antiporter NhaA; translated protein: MAAAPRERSPFLGLLPLPERNAVVQALRTETVGGLVLLAAAVVALVWANTPWSGVYEQIRDFHFGIPALGLDLSVEHWTADGLLAIFFLVAGIELKRELVVGELRTPATAALPVIAALCGMIVPAAVYVATATAGGGSPEGWAVPMATDIAFALAVLAVLSTHLPASLRAFLLTLAVVDDLGAILIIAIFFTSDLNFAALGGAFAGLAVIYALQRFRVRGWWWYVPLGVVTWALMYNSGIHATVAGVAIGLILRTTRDRGESSTPAERTSHLLHPVSAGVVVPLFALFAAGVGVSGAALGEVFTRPEPLGVVLGLVIGKTVGIFAGTYLAARFTRAKLNPELAWADVFALAVLAGIGFTVALLIGELAFADPAAAEHIKAAVLIGSLMAAGLAALLIKRRNGVYRRLYDEETRDDDHDGIPDIYQRADSAER